From Pseudomonas sp. G2-4:
TCGGGCTGGCTGGAACAGGTCAGGTGGCCACCCAGCAGGCTGGCACGTTCCTGCATGGCGGCCAATCCCAGATGGCAGGTGCCATTGGTCTCGATGGGTTGCTCCAAGGCAAAGCCCCGACCGTCGTCTTCCACCCGCAGCGCGGCGTGGTCGTCGCTGACTGTCAGTCCCAGGCGCACATGGCTGGCTCGGGCATGCTTGAGAATGTTGTTGATGCCTTCCTGGGCAATGCGGAACAGGGCGATTTCCACGTTGCCCGGCAGTCGAGCGGCGCTGTGCCCGGCCCAGTCCACCGTCAGGCCCGCATCGCGCAGGCGATCGGCTTCCTTGTCGACGGCTTTGTACAGGCCGAAATCATCCAGCGCATGGGGACGCAGGCCGCCGATCAGTTGCCGGCCTTCGCCGACACAGCCCCGGGCGAGGGCGAGGATGGTCTGCAACTCGGTCGCCAGTTCAGGCGGAAGAGGCGGGCAGCGGCCAGCGAACCCCTGCAAACGCTGGTGCAAGCCGGCCAGGTTCTGTGCGAGACCGTCATGCAGGTCATAAGCCACGCGTTTGCGTTCGTCCTCCTGGGCGCTGAACAGTCGATGGACCAGCTCGGACATGGTGCGTTCTCGGGCCTGCAGCGCTTCGAGCAGGCGACTGTTCTCCAGATGCGCCGCCAGCAAGGTCGCCAGCAGTTGCAGCGACTCAATGTCCTCGTTGTCCGGCGCGCCCAGGGCCACGCTGTTGCCCAGTAGTAGAGCCCCGAACACCACGCCGTCGGAGCCACGCAACGGAACGCGCAAGACCTGGGGCAGGGCGCTGTGGGGATACTCCAGCCATTGCGGTTCGGGCGCCGGCGGCTGGGCCAGGCTGGCGAGCAG
This genomic window contains:
- a CDS encoding sensor histidine kinase, translated to MQSPPHDPGSALAIRTQYRQSQSRAARLRLLLGTGHELTQLPLPAMRQRAVQRACAFMAMDHGLLLEWVADTTLRTIASHGNRERLDLLASLAQPPAPEPQWLEYPHSALPQVLRVPLRGSDGVVFGALLLGNSVALGAPDNEDIESLQLLATLLAAHLENSRLLEALQARERTMSELVHRLFSAQEDERKRVAYDLHDGLAQNLAGLHQRLQGFAGRCPPLPPELATELQTILALARGCVGEGRQLIGGLRPHALDDFGLYKAVDKEADRLRDAGLTVDWAGHSAARLPGNVEIALFRIAQEGINNILKHARASHVRLGLTVSDDHAALRVEDDGRGFALEQPIETNGTCHLGLAAMQERASLLGGHLTCSSQPEGGTRLLACVPLPIHGAHP